The following are encoded in a window of Oncorhynchus tshawytscha isolate Ot180627B unplaced genomic scaffold, Otsh_v2.0 Un_scaffold_1874_pilon_pilon, whole genome shotgun sequence genomic DNA:
- the LOC121845254 gene encoding repetitive proline-rich cell wall protein-like, whose protein sequence is MGKDPIYSLVIMDDNMGKDPIYSLVIMDDNMGKDPIYSLVIMDDNMGKDPIYSLVIREDNMGKDPIYSLVIRDDNMGKDPIYSLVIRDDNMGKDPIYSLVIRDDNMGKDPIDRLVIRDDNMGKDPIYSLVIMDDNMGKDPIYRLVIRDDNMGKDPIYSLVIRDDNMGKDPIYRLVIRDDNMGKDPSNAFRFIL, encoded by the coding sequence ATGGGCAAGGATCCCATCTATAGCCTGGTCATTATGGATGATAACATGGGCAAGGATCCCATCTATAGCCTGGTCATTATGGATGATAACATGGGCAAGGATCCCATCTATAGCCTGGTCATTATGGATGATAACATGGGCAAGGATCCCATCTATAGCCTGGTCATTAGGGAAGATAACATGGGCAAGGATCCCATCTATAGCCTGGTCATTAGGGATGATAACATGGGCAAGGATCCCATCTATAGCCTGGTCATTAGGGATGATAACATGGGCAAGGATCCCATCTATAGCCTGGTCATTAGGGATGATAACATGGGCAAGGATCCCATCGATCGCCTGGTCATTAGGGATGATAACATGGGCAAGGATCCCATCTATAGCCTGGTCATTATGGATGATAACATGGGCAAGGATCCCATCTATCGCCTGGTCATTAGGGATGATAACATGGGCAAGGATCCCATCTATAGCCTGGTCATTAGGGATGATAACATGGGCAAGGATCCCATCTATCGCCTGGTCATTAGGGATGATAACATGGGCAAGGATCCATCCAATGCTTTTCGCTTTatcttgt